From a single Planctellipticum variicoloris genomic region:
- a CDS encoding SGNH/GDSL hydrolase family protein — protein sequence MFLRFAVWVGLLAGAAVPGMSAPPGEPTVVLALGDSITKGVRGGVTVEETFCAVLAAELKSSGREVTVVNRGIGGERTDQALARLMAELNEHKPDYVLLMYGTNDCHVDQGAKQSRLSLADFRGNLRKLVDRIRAAGCEPILMTEPRYAAKSPANGLGEHGNVRLEQYVAVTREVAAERQTQLVDHFAGWAAAEASGTDLAGWTTDGYHPNPVGHRDLAGRILPVVLERLKTDTLLPWWNWRRSPHNVYALPNFPLAGAKVFAQPGALYFVLNQAPAEGRLVLPRLNNVVHRAWWSAMGPREIRTPFVERGAEYGHPFVPPTNWMLPFAQDSSRWTITLSKEMTYPAVVVLDVHGLPVYATEPVVSRTGVDGVIVLSARDAVVHGEKLQFEPLDHKNTVGYWVNPADWAEWKFATEQPGEWEVEIFQGCGTGQGGSDIRLNVAGQPLDLKVQETGHFQNFRWRSAGRVTVAEAGTHAVELRCTKLANFAVMDVRQIRLRPAGTAQASPRDLRDVEPDVIVPPVSSLPPGPGRRVLQKAPGFEQTEAYHVVSLPTDWSKGRKFAVLVELAGNGPYRNAAGDFNSGRVEDGELAAGLGGTDGFLMLSLPYLNNAGTANVTQWWGTGPEYRVQPTLDYWQAAIWQVCEQFGGDRDRLVLVGFSRGALATHYVGLHDDRIAPLWRGLVSFSHFDGVKTWPYPGSDRDAALVRLKRLGERPELICSESSGVAGASLQAVRDYLAGTGVTGDFTFLETGFVNHDDAWTLRPSAARTAAREWLRRVLAESPSR from the coding sequence ATGTTTCTTCGATTCGCGGTCTGGGTCGGTCTCCTGGCTGGCGCTGCTGTCCCGGGGATGTCGGCCCCGCCGGGCGAGCCGACAGTCGTCCTGGCGCTGGGCGATTCGATCACCAAAGGGGTGCGGGGCGGGGTCACGGTCGAGGAGACGTTCTGCGCCGTTCTGGCGGCTGAGCTGAAGTCGTCCGGACGTGAAGTGACTGTGGTGAATCGCGGCATTGGGGGCGAGCGGACCGATCAGGCGCTGGCCCGACTGATGGCCGAGCTGAACGAGCACAAACCCGACTATGTGCTGCTGATGTACGGCACGAACGACTGCCATGTCGATCAGGGCGCGAAGCAGTCGCGGCTGTCGCTGGCCGATTTTCGCGGGAATCTCCGGAAGCTGGTTGACCGGATCCGCGCGGCGGGTTGCGAACCGATTCTGATGACCGAGCCGCGATATGCGGCGAAGTCGCCGGCGAACGGGCTGGGCGAGCACGGCAACGTCCGGCTGGAGCAGTACGTTGCCGTCACGCGCGAGGTGGCGGCGGAACGGCAGACGCAGCTCGTCGACCACTTCGCCGGGTGGGCTGCGGCAGAGGCCTCGGGGACGGATCTGGCCGGGTGGACGACGGACGGATATCACCCGAATCCTGTGGGGCATCGCGATCTGGCGGGGCGGATCTTGCCGGTCGTGCTCGAACGGCTCAAGACAGACACTTTGCTACCGTGGTGGAACTGGCGGCGATCGCCGCACAATGTGTACGCATTGCCGAACTTTCCACTCGCCGGGGCGAAGGTGTTTGCTCAACCCGGGGCGCTCTACTTCGTGCTGAACCAGGCTCCTGCGGAAGGCCGGCTGGTGCTGCCACGGCTGAACAACGTGGTGCATCGGGCGTGGTGGTCCGCGATGGGGCCGCGGGAGATTCGGACGCCGTTCGTGGAAAGGGGGGCGGAATATGGCCATCCATTCGTTCCGCCGACCAATTGGATGCTGCCGTTTGCACAGGACTCCAGCCGCTGGACGATCACGCTGTCGAAGGAGATGACGTATCCGGCCGTTGTGGTTCTGGACGTTCACGGACTGCCCGTTTATGCCACCGAACCGGTCGTCTCGCGAACAGGAGTCGACGGCGTGATCGTGCTCTCGGCGCGCGATGCAGTCGTGCATGGGGAGAAGCTGCAGTTTGAACCGCTCGATCACAAGAACACGGTCGGTTACTGGGTGAATCCTGCGGACTGGGCCGAGTGGAAATTCGCCACGGAGCAACCGGGCGAATGGGAGGTTGAGATCTTCCAGGGGTGCGGGACGGGTCAAGGGGGGAGCGACATCCGGCTGAATGTGGCCGGCCAGCCGCTCGATCTCAAAGTGCAGGAGACCGGGCACTTTCAAAATTTCCGCTGGCGATCGGCGGGACGGGTGACAGTTGCCGAGGCGGGGACGCATGCGGTGGAACTGCGGTGCACGAAACTGGCGAACTTTGCGGTGATGGACGTGCGGCAGATCCGGTTGCGGCCGGCGGGGACAGCTCAGGCGTCGCCGCGCGATCTGCGGGACGTTGAGCCGGATGTGATCGTACCGCCGGTTTCTTCGCTGCCGCCTGGCCCCGGACGGCGGGTGCTGCAGAAGGCGCCGGGATTCGAGCAGACGGAGGCCTACCATGTCGTGTCGTTGCCGACGGACTGGAGCAAGGGTCGGAAGTTTGCCGTCCTCGTCGAACTGGCGGGAAATGGTCCGTATCGGAATGCCGCCGGTGATTTCAATTCCGGCCGGGTGGAAGATGGAGAACTGGCGGCGGGACTCGGCGGGACCGATGGATTCCTCATGCTCAGCCTGCCGTATCTGAACAACGCAGGAACGGCGAATGTGACCCAGTGGTGGGGGACGGGGCCTGAGTATCGGGTGCAGCCGACGCTGGATTACTGGCAGGCGGCGATCTGGCAGGTGTGCGAGCAGTTCGGCGGAGATCGGGATCGGCTGGTGCTGGTGGGATTTTCCCGCGGGGCGCTGGCGACGCATTACGTGGGACTGCACGACGACCGGATTGCTCCGCTGTGGCGGGGGTTGGTCAGCTTCAGTCATTTCGATGGCGTCAAGACGTGGCCGTATCCCGGGAGCGACCGGGACGCGGCGCTGGTCCGGCTGAAGCGGCTCGGTGAGCGGCCGGAGCTGATCTGCAGCGAGTCGAGCGGCGTGGCGGGGGCGTCGCTACAGGCGGTCCGGGACTATCTGGCCGGGACCGGCGTGACGGGGGACTTCACGTTCCTGGAGACGGGGTTTGTGAATCACGACGATGCGTGGACGTTGCGGCCGAGCGCGGCGAGGACGGCTGCCCGGGAGTGGCTCCGGCGAGTTCTCGCGGAATCTCCCTCGCGGTAA
- the trpE gene encoding anthranilate synthase component I encodes MSPRPDFAAFDRAATQGDLVPVYRQLVGDSLTPVGAYCRIRHGGDSFLFESVIGGEKVGRFSFLGAGPFLRLEARGHTMTQTSGGESRTWTAEDPLQELETLLAGYRAAHLPELPRFCGGAVGYAGYDTIRYSENLPHAPADDRQIPDLSFALYNRMVIFDHIRKTVLAVAHADLRQFGTTREAYDAAVARIDDLCQQLRAPNAELSLSDISLTGSPQLAYESNFTREGFENAVRKCQEYIRAGDIFQVVIGQRLALETEATPLDIYRALRIVNPSPFMFLLENPDVQLVGSSPEIMVRVEDGETTIRPLAGTRKRGQTEEEDRALERELLADEKERAEHVMLVDLARNDVGRVAQYGSVVVSDVMKVERYSHVMHITSNVTGQLCPGKTALDALRAGLPAGTVSGAPKVRAMEIIDELEPTRRGPYAGAVGYLDYTGNMDTCIALRTLVMQGRKAYVQAGAGIVADSDPASEFEETLNKARGLLKAIEVAQEQIHSPG; translated from the coding sequence ATGTCTCCCCGCCCCGACTTTGCCGCTTTTGACCGCGCCGCTACGCAGGGCGATCTGGTTCCCGTCTATCGCCAGCTCGTGGGGGATTCCCTGACCCCGGTCGGGGCGTATTGCCGAATCCGGCATGGCGGCGACTCGTTTCTGTTCGAGAGCGTCATTGGCGGCGAGAAAGTCGGCCGCTTCAGCTTCCTTGGGGCCGGGCCGTTTCTGCGGCTGGAGGCCCGCGGTCACACGATGACGCAGACGTCCGGCGGGGAGTCCCGGACGTGGACCGCCGAGGATCCGCTGCAGGAACTGGAGACGCTGCTCGCCGGCTATCGGGCCGCTCATCTGCCGGAGCTCCCGCGGTTCTGCGGCGGGGCAGTCGGTTATGCGGGCTACGACACGATCCGTTACTCGGAGAACCTGCCGCACGCGCCGGCGGACGACCGCCAGATTCCGGATCTGTCGTTTGCGCTCTACAACCGGATGGTGATCTTCGATCACATTCGCAAGACGGTGCTGGCGGTGGCGCACGCGGACCTGCGGCAGTTCGGGACGACGCGGGAGGCCTATGACGCTGCGGTCGCCCGGATCGACGACCTTTGTCAGCAGTTGAGAGCGCCGAACGCCGAGCTGTCGCTTTCCGACATTTCGCTGACCGGCTCCCCACAACTGGCGTACGAGTCGAATTTCACGCGCGAAGGGTTCGAGAATGCGGTGCGGAAGTGCCAGGAGTACATCCGGGCGGGGGACATTTTTCAGGTGGTGATCGGGCAGCGGCTGGCGCTGGAGACGGAGGCGACGCCGCTCGATATTTATCGGGCATTGCGGATCGTCAATCCGAGCCCGTTCATGTTTCTGCTGGAGAACCCCGACGTGCAGCTCGTCGGGAGCTCGCCGGAGATCATGGTGCGAGTGGAGGATGGCGAGACGACGATTCGGCCGCTCGCGGGGACGCGGAAGCGGGGTCAGACCGAGGAAGAGGACCGGGCGCTGGAACGGGAGCTGCTGGCGGACGAAAAGGAGCGGGCCGAGCATGTGATGCTGGTCGACCTGGCCCGCAACGATGTCGGCCGGGTGGCGCAGTACGGGTCGGTGGTCGTCAGCGACGTGATGAAGGTCGAGCGCTACAGCCACGTGATGCACATCACGTCGAACGTGACGGGGCAGTTGTGTCCGGGGAAGACGGCCCTCGACGCGCTGCGGGCGGGGCTCCCGGCTGGGACTGTCTCCGGTGCTCCGAAGGTGCGGGCGATGGAGATCATCGACGAGCTGGAGCCGACGCGGCGGGGCCCGTATGCCGGGGCGGTCGGCTACCTCGACTACACCGGCAACATGGATACGTGCATTGCGCTGCGGACGCTGGTGATGCAGGGGCGGAAGGCGTACGTGCAGGCGGGGGCGGGGATCGTGGCGGACAGCGACCCGGCGAGCGAGTTCGAAGAAACGCTGAACAAGGCCCGCGGCCTGCTGAAGGCGATCGAGGTGGCGCAGGAGCAGATTCATTCTCCTGGCTGA
- a CDS encoding thioredoxin domain-containing protein encodes MKTKLDLRLTIVAWCLLVVGQLIAQDDAPPADAEARIPPAAPAATSEIVSRTYAISHNLKSAIDRLPESFRSDPRHRDVIDELQRLTTQFNFLNSRRKPPDRRCQDLQKIAKSVGDLINRDTPQDQLAPLVDLAAQLLSQLDRESEAVDGWGTKVLADLAQLESRLGDEFSTQPELAATVGLERLRITSIPQLGSHVNDYWKEGPIATAAFLQKYRQTSAAAHAAVLLANAYEVAQNSPAGLPLPAEGQFREPTRRWYHLAIEQAPDSLWGKLARGCLNRLDLVGQTLQVSGNSLDGKPLSLESLRGKSTVVVFFRANKDSWHLQPNKAPWYPSPKIDSWGQFATPLEFAVATRDRGFQLLGVHCHNPTLPQTEVEDLPKLATPEVFQNNDLFPVIEDSADADSSDSVRFGITWFPRLFVLVDESGKVVRTQQTEIKNLDEFLGQAKPAQGASALPVKTSADQPTTASTTEQTRQPESSTIEFPPRSLQTAVNQLPEAFRNNPANGKVLASLTVASRGPTDEVTTDDQRQHLQQQAKDAAALIIPAIPQELHLPLARQAAGVLAQLYRDSHEVPDWQAKSLADLEQLESRLAREFPARIELASQVGIERLRCQLYSLPPEQQNEINPDSPQLTSEFIERYPRTAAAAQAAYLAATEYERWALAHLGPNYRPRDDVPEMDEDYFQRAVEQSPNSIWGKAAAGALRRIRLVGQTLQVSGRSLDGKFLSLKQFRGNQEVVVFFRPGKSSWGAAETPDDFADAVRRRGFDVLGVLCHLPTAAPDQIAEYVRPTAKDGPHMPLLVDADDVDTSNSVRYGLTVQRLFVLVDATGKVVRTATDQVKDIDAFLSRPFDTPPADAAAVVSAVQTSPTSETESSPAKFQTPAPAEPETPQVTKIFHLQNGVAADYAKLLQDIFTGTKLTADPRINAILAAGEEQELQKIEALLRALDESKTKPAAPNGSATATEMQKSQRTALAFTATWAGPCQKILPILRSLAEQGAPIQFVDVDREPELAKRHQITSIPAVIIEEDGREVERLVGVASRQKLEKLILGRVVTTPDAPAPARSVAAASFDPFAVSQRSSAPVPSPSRSQPPGLLAIESRAAELAHKVRELTKTHDSPHPELIAARQQLEQTLTEALELKFRSEQRQVATLEQRLTRLKSQLEQRKAAQSQIVERRMRELLENPVTDWDALPDAAGKFPVLLGAEFAPGSRQLVSPDEVQVDFYARDQITVDLYATDGIYQNQKLLGAVVTALNKIPLVVVNVRMVPGDSGKFVFAIVHDPSQRIHREKQQTGKESATRQAISSALKAGGLSDIRWESGSESATPEEVRPAEGSAAATESLVRGRPLEDHDIVVDLYATDGIYQNQTLLGAVVAPLNKIPEVVVNVRMVPGDGGKFVSAIVRNTLRRFLSEETENGGMSPTRRAIEAALEAGGINDVAWEGVSDESLSGEFLPSNGEAASGAATAPAPITPPTRKPADSLEASARLTLDLAEAEADIRETEARLAIQVKLHAKGVVAIDEVTSAMQRRDRAARKRQILLDEFAATLKDLELQLASAKTEYEGAATMAEQTLALFHLARVSMREVTDANVRRTQADLALQRLQNRFELLKKAGEKLPGAAPGTEQPPADTPAPPAKPSLDPQRVNN; translated from the coding sequence ATGAAAACCAAGCTTGATCTGCGATTGACGATCGTGGCCTGGTGTCTGTTGGTGGTTGGGCAATTGATTGCTCAGGACGATGCCCCGCCCGCCGACGCCGAGGCGCGCATTCCTCCGGCGGCCCCTGCGGCTACCAGTGAGATTGTCAGCCGGACTTATGCGATCTCACACAACTTGAAGTCGGCCATTGACCGGCTGCCGGAGTCGTTCCGCAGTGATCCCCGACATCGCGATGTGATCGACGAACTGCAGCGACTCACTACTCAATTCAATTTTCTCAACTCACGCCGCAAGCCGCCCGACAGGCGGTGTCAAGACCTCCAAAAGATTGCAAAGTCCGTCGGCGATCTGATCAATCGCGATACTCCGCAGGACCAGCTCGCCCCGCTGGTTGACCTCGCCGCGCAACTGCTCTCGCAATTGGATCGTGAATCCGAGGCCGTCGACGGCTGGGGGACCAAAGTCCTCGCCGACTTGGCACAACTCGAATCTCGCCTTGGTGACGAGTTTTCCACGCAGCCCGAACTCGCTGCCACAGTCGGACTCGAACGGCTTCGAATAACATCCATTCCGCAATTGGGCAGCCACGTAAACGACTACTGGAAAGAGGGGCCGATTGCGACGGCGGCCTTTCTCCAGAAATACCGCCAGACATCTGCCGCCGCCCATGCCGCCGTTCTGCTGGCAAACGCTTACGAAGTCGCCCAGAACTCTCCGGCCGGCCTGCCCCTTCCCGCCGAAGGACAGTTTCGCGAACCGACGCGCCGTTGGTACCACCTCGCCATCGAACAGGCCCCCGACTCCCTCTGGGGAAAACTCGCTCGTGGCTGCCTGAACCGCCTCGACCTCGTCGGCCAGACGCTCCAGGTCTCGGGCAACTCCCTCGACGGCAAGCCCCTCTCGCTCGAGTCACTCCGCGGCAAGTCGACCGTTGTCGTCTTCTTCCGAGCGAATAAAGACTCTTGGCACCTCCAACCGAACAAGGCCCCCTGGTATCCATCGCCAAAGATTGACTCCTGGGGCCAGTTCGCCACCCCGTTGGAGTTCGCTGTCGCTACACGCGATCGTGGCTTCCAGCTCCTCGGCGTCCACTGCCACAACCCCACGCTGCCACAGACGGAGGTCGAAGATCTCCCCAAGCTCGCCACACCCGAAGTTTTCCAGAACAACGACCTCTTTCCAGTCATTGAAGACTCTGCTGACGCGGATTCCAGCGATTCCGTCCGCTTCGGAATCACCTGGTTCCCCCGTCTCTTCGTCCTCGTCGACGAATCCGGCAAAGTCGTCCGGACGCAGCAGACGGAGATCAAAAACCTCGATGAGTTTTTGGGTCAGGCGAAGCCTGCTCAAGGGGCCTCGGCACTTCCTGTCAAAACGTCCGCGGACCAACCAACGACCGCCAGCACTACCGAGCAGACTCGGCAGCCCGAATCTTCGACCATCGAGTTCCCGCCCCGCTCGCTTCAGACCGCCGTCAACCAGCTCCCCGAAGCCTTCCGAAATAACCCCGCCAACGGCAAAGTCCTCGCGAGCCTGACGGTCGCCAGTCGCGGGCCGACTGACGAAGTCACCACGGACGATCAACGCCAACACCTGCAGCAGCAGGCCAAAGACGCTGCCGCCTTGATCATCCCGGCCATCCCCCAGGAACTGCACCTGCCGCTCGCCAGACAGGCTGCGGGCGTCCTGGCTCAACTGTATCGCGACAGTCACGAAGTTCCCGACTGGCAAGCCAAGTCCCTTGCCGATCTCGAACAGCTCGAATCCCGCCTCGCCCGCGAATTCCCCGCTCGCATCGAACTCGCCTCGCAGGTCGGCATCGAACGCCTTCGGTGTCAGCTCTACTCGTTACCGCCGGAACAGCAGAACGAGATTAACCCCGACAGCCCGCAACTCACGTCAGAATTCATCGAGCGTTACCCCCGCACCGCCGCAGCCGCCCAGGCCGCCTACCTCGCGGCCACAGAATACGAACGCTGGGCTCTCGCCCACCTTGGTCCGAATTACCGCCCGCGCGACGATGTCCCCGAAATGGACGAGGACTACTTCCAGCGGGCCGTCGAGCAGTCTCCGAATTCGATCTGGGGCAAAGCGGCTGCCGGTGCGCTTCGCCGCATCCGCCTCGTCGGACAGACGCTCCAGGTCTCCGGCCGCTCGCTCGACGGCAAATTTCTGTCGCTCAAACAGTTCCGCGGCAATCAGGAGGTTGTCGTCTTCTTCCGCCCCGGCAAGTCCTCCTGGGGCGCGGCGGAGACCCCCGACGATTTCGCCGACGCCGTTCGTCGACGCGGCTTCGATGTGCTGGGAGTCCTCTGTCACTTGCCGACCGCGGCTCCCGACCAGATCGCCGAGTACGTTCGCCCAACCGCAAAAGACGGCCCGCACATGCCTCTCCTCGTCGACGCGGACGATGTCGACACCAGCAATTCGGTCCGTTACGGCCTCACGGTCCAGCGCCTGTTTGTTCTCGTCGATGCCACCGGCAAAGTCGTCCGGACGGCGACAGATCAGGTGAAAGACATTGATGCCTTCCTCAGTCGGCCGTTCGACACTCCGCCGGCCGATGCGGCGGCGGTCGTCAGTGCAGTCCAGACGAGCCCCACCTCGGAGACCGAGAGTTCCCCGGCGAAGTTTCAAACGCCGGCGCCGGCCGAACCCGAAACGCCACAAGTAACAAAAATCTTCCACCTCCAGAACGGGGTAGCCGCCGACTACGCCAAGCTGCTGCAGGACATTTTCACCGGAACGAAACTGACCGCCGACCCGCGTATCAACGCCATCCTCGCCGCCGGCGAGGAGCAGGAACTGCAGAAGATCGAAGCCCTGCTGCGCGCCCTCGACGAATCGAAAACAAAGCCGGCCGCGCCGAATGGCTCTGCGACGGCCACAGAAATGCAGAAGTCGCAGCGCACCGCTCTGGCCTTCACGGCAACGTGGGCCGGCCCCTGCCAGAAGATCCTCCCCATCCTGCGCTCGCTCGCCGAGCAGGGAGCGCCGATCCAGTTCGTCGACGTCGACCGGGAACCGGAACTGGCGAAGCGACATCAGATTACCTCGATCCCCGCAGTGATCATTGAGGAAGACGGGCGCGAAGTCGAGCGCCTGGTCGGAGTGGCTTCACGACAGAAACTTGAGAAACTGATTCTCGGCAGAGTTGTCACGACCCCCGACGCTCCTGCACCAGCAAGGAGTGTCGCCGCCGCATCTTTCGATCCCTTTGCCGTGTCGCAACGCTCCTCTGCTCCAGTCCCGTCGCCATCCCGCTCCCAGCCTCCCGGCCTCCTCGCGATCGAATCCCGCGCCGCCGAACTCGCCCACAAAGTCCGCGAACTGACGAAAACCCACGACTCCCCACACCCCGAGCTGATCGCCGCCCGCCAGCAGCTCGAACAGACGCTTACCGAAGCCCTCGAACTGAAGTTCCGGTCCGAACAGCGCCAGGTCGCCACCCTCGAACAGCGCCTCACACGCCTGAAATCGCAGCTTGAGCAGCGGAAGGCTGCGCAGAGCCAGATCGTCGAGCGGCGGATGCGGGAACTGCTCGAGAATCCGGTCACGGACTGGGACGCCTTACCGGACGCAGCAGGAAAGTTCCCAGTCCTTCTTGGCGCCGAATTCGCGCCGGGATCTCGACAACTCGTCAGCCCGGACGAGGTCCAAGTCGATTTCTATGCCCGGGACCAGATCACCGTCGATCTCTATGCCACGGACGGCATCTATCAGAACCAGAAGTTGCTCGGCGCTGTCGTCACTGCGCTCAACAAGATCCCCCTGGTCGTCGTAAACGTTCGGATGGTTCCCGGCGACAGCGGCAAGTTCGTCTTCGCCATTGTCCACGATCCGTCGCAACGCATTCATCGGGAGAAACAACAGACCGGCAAGGAGTCCGCGACCCGGCAGGCAATCAGCAGCGCCCTCAAAGCGGGCGGACTCAGTGATATCCGCTGGGAAAGCGGCAGCGAGTCTGCCACGCCCGAGGAGGTTCGCCCGGCCGAAGGTTCAGCCGCAGCGACGGAATCGCTCGTTCGCGGCCGGCCGTTGGAGGACCACGACATCGTCGTCGACCTCTACGCGACTGACGGCATCTATCAGAACCAGACGCTGCTCGGCGCTGTCGTCGCTCCGCTCAACAAGATCCCCGAGGTTGTCGTAAACGTCCGGATGGTTCCGGGCGACGGCGGTAAGTTTGTCTCCGCCATCGTCCGCAACACATTACGGCGATTCCTGAGTGAAGAGACGGAAAACGGTGGAATGTCTCCGACGCGGCGGGCGATCGAAGCCGCTCTCGAGGCCGGCGGGATCAACGACGTCGCCTGGGAAGGTGTGTCCGATGAGTCTCTGTCGGGGGAGTTTCTTCCGTCCAACGGCGAAGCCGCTTCCGGTGCAGCGACAGCACCCGCTCCCATCACTCCGCCCACCCGCAAACCGGCGGACTCGCTGGAAGCCTCCGCCCGCCTGACCCTCGACCTGGCCGAGGCGGAAGCCGACATCCGCGAAACGGAAGCCAGGCTGGCCATTCAGGTGAAACTGCATGCGAAGGGAGTCGTGGCGATCGACGAAGTGACCAGCGCCATGCAGCGACGCGACCGCGCCGCTCGCAAACGCCAGATTCTCCTCGACGAATTTGCGGCAACCCTGAAGGATCTCGAACTGCAGCTCGCCTCCGCCAAGACCGAGTACGAAGGCGCCGCGACCATGGCCGAGCAGACGTTGGCGCTGTTCCACCTGGCGCGGGTCTCCATGCGCGAAGTCACCGATGCGAACGTCCGTCGGACTCAGGCCGATCTGGCTCTGCAACGACTGCAGAACCGTTTCGAACTGCTGAAAAAAGCGGGCGAGAAGCTGCCAGGAGCAGCTCCGGGAACTGAACAGCCCCCGGCCGACACACCCGCCCCACCGGCTAAACCCTCCCTCGATCCCCAGCGGGTCAATAACTGA
- a CDS encoding amidohydrolase family protein, with protein MKLFQPWLLVCPFVTCLASSPILAQEDIRELKLKDWAPRPMLVRKESVIETPRFPVIDIHNHLGGGKQTLTDERVQRYLAEMDAAGVRTVVNLDGGWGERLQQTIAALDQAHPGRFATFALVNFDGIDDDDWSTREAARLEESFQQGARGLKIDKRLGLRYRYKDGRLMPVDDPKLDPIWAVCGKHKRPVVIHVSDPAAFFTPLDRFNERWHELNEHPNWLFFGDQYPPQADILKQLHNAIGKHPETIFINTHFGNNAEDLAAVGRELDAHPNMYVDFDARISELGRQPYSTRKFFLKYQDRILFGTDTTPKREAFRIYYRFLETDDEYFDCAASHHLQGFWMIYGIFLPDDVLEKIYYKNAEKLLAMADQPAAVAAPPEGVLKVKPTDDFEVTGDGSHKAWSAAEWVTIPQRTKGGLPYESKLKLLYSKTGLYTLFDGTDAKLTATAKADFDDLWVEDVFEIFLWPDEKQPIYFEYEISPLGAELPILVPNLGGKFIGWRPWHYEGGRKTRKATSVIGGDKQPGAVIQGWTAEIFIPWELLTPLQNVPPKPGTQWRANFYRVDYDDQKSTRWTWVPVGPSFHEYHKFGRLVFE; from the coding sequence ATGAAACTCTTTCAGCCCTGGCTGCTGGTCTGTCCGTTCGTCACCTGTCTCGCGTCGTCACCCATCCTCGCTCAGGAAGACATTCGCGAGCTGAAACTGAAGGACTGGGCTCCCCGACCAATGCTGGTCCGCAAAGAGTCCGTGATCGAAACTCCCCGGTTTCCCGTCATCGACATCCACAACCACCTGGGAGGCGGGAAGCAGACTCTCACCGACGAACGCGTCCAACGCTACCTCGCCGAAATGGACGCTGCCGGCGTCCGCACGGTCGTCAACCTGGATGGCGGCTGGGGCGAACGCCTGCAGCAGACCATCGCCGCCCTCGACCAGGCCCATCCGGGACGGTTTGCCACGTTCGCCCTCGTCAACTTCGATGGCATCGACGACGACGACTGGTCGACGCGCGAAGCCGCCCGTCTCGAAGAGAGCTTTCAGCAGGGGGCCCGCGGCCTCAAGATCGACAAACGGCTGGGGCTGCGCTACCGCTACAAAGACGGCCGCCTGATGCCCGTCGACGATCCCAAACTCGATCCGATCTGGGCCGTCTGCGGCAAGCACAAGCGCCCCGTCGTCATCCACGTCTCCGACCCCGCCGCTTTCTTCACCCCCCTCGATCGATTCAACGAGCGCTGGCACGAGCTGAACGAGCACCCGAACTGGCTGTTCTTCGGCGACCAGTACCCGCCCCAGGCAGACATTCTGAAACAGCTCCACAACGCGATCGGCAAGCATCCGGAAACAATCTTTATCAATACCCACTTCGGCAACAACGCCGAAGATCTGGCCGCCGTCGGACGGGAGCTCGACGCGCACCCCAATATGTACGTCGACTTCGACGCCAGAATCTCGGAACTCGGCCGGCAACCCTACTCGACGCGGAAGTTCTTCCTGAAATACCAGGACCGCATCCTGTTCGGGACCGACACCACGCCGAAGCGCGAAGCCTTCCGGATCTACTACCGCTTCCTCGAAACCGACGACGAATACTTCGACTGCGCCGCCAGCCATCACCTGCAGGGCTTCTGGATGATCTACGGCATCTTCCTGCCCGACGACGTCCTCGAAAAGATCTACTACAAAAACGCCGAGAAACTGCTGGCGATGGCCGATCAGCCGGCCGCCGTCGCCGCACCGCCCGAGGGGGTTCTCAAGGTCAAGCCGACCGACGACTTCGAAGTCACCGGCGACGGCAGCCACAAAGCCTGGTCGGCCGCCGAGTGGGTGACGATCCCGCAGCGCACGAAAGGCGGGCTCCCCTACGAGTCGAAGCTGAAGCTCCTCTACTCCAAAACCGGACTCTACACGCTGTTCGACGGTACGGACGCGAAACTCACCGCCACGGCGAAGGCCGACTTCGACGACCTCTGGGTCGAGGACGTCTTCGAAATCTTCCTCTGGCCCGACGAAAAACAGCCGATCTACTTCGAGTACGAGATCTCCCCGCTGGGAGCCGAGCTGCCGATCCTGGTCCCCAACCTCGGCGGCAAGTTCATCGGCTGGCGCCCCTGGCACTACGAAGGGGGCCGCAAAACCCGCAAGGCGACATCAGTCATAGGGGGCGACAAACAGCCGGGCGCCGTCATCCAGGGCTGGACCGCCGAGATTTTCATCCCCTGGGAGCTGCTGACCCCGCTGCAGAACGTGCCGCCGAAACCGGGCACGCAGTGGCGGGCCAACTTCTACCGCGTCGACTACGACGACCAGAAATCGACCCGCTGGACCTGGGTCCCCGTCGGCCCCAGCTTCCACGAGTACCACAAATTCGGCCGCCTCGTCTTTGAATGA